In a single window of the Frondihabitans peucedani genome:
- the map gene encoding type I methionyl aminopeptidase: MSRDEHGHLTPGRISPQRPVPASIARPEYVGRVAPAPYDGGDVYDPATVDAIRRSSRIAADAITAVGAAIRPGITTDQLDVVAHDYVTSHGAYPSTLGYRGYPKSVCTSVNEVICHGIPDDTVLQDGDVVNIDITAFQEGVHGDTNRTFVVGEASQDAVDLVERTREALNRGIKAVAPGRQVNVIGRAIEVYAKRFGYGVVRDYTGHGVGRAFHSGLIIPHYDAPQYTDVMEPGMVFTIEPMLTLGGIDADIWDDDWTVTTRDHSLTAQFEHTLVVTERGAEVLTTY, translated from the coding sequence ATGTCCCGGGATGAACACGGTCACCTGACCCCGGGCCGGATCTCGCCGCAGCGTCCGGTCCCCGCGTCGATCGCTCGTCCGGAGTACGTCGGCAGGGTCGCGCCCGCCCCCTACGACGGCGGCGACGTCTACGATCCTGCGACCGTCGACGCGATCAGGCGCAGCAGCAGGATCGCGGCCGACGCCATCACCGCCGTCGGAGCCGCCATCCGGCCGGGCATCACGACCGACCAGCTCGACGTCGTCGCGCACGACTACGTCACCTCGCACGGCGCCTACCCGTCGACCCTCGGCTACCGCGGCTACCCGAAGTCGGTCTGCACCTCGGTCAACGAGGTGATCTGCCACGGCATCCCCGACGACACGGTGCTCCAGGACGGAGACGTCGTCAACATCGACATCACCGCCTTCCAGGAGGGCGTCCACGGCGACACCAACCGCACCTTCGTGGTCGGAGAGGCGTCGCAGGACGCCGTCGACCTCGTCGAGCGCACCCGCGAGGCCCTGAACCGCGGCATCAAGGCGGTGGCCCCGGGCCGCCAGGTCAACGTGATCGGCCGCGCTATCGAGGTCTACGCCAAGCGCTTCGGCTACGGGGTCGTCCGCGACTACACCGGGCACGGGGTCGGGCGCGCGTTCCACAGCGGGCTGATCATCCCCCACTACGACGCCCCGCAGTACACCGACGTGATGGAGCCCGGCATGGTCTTCACCATCGAGCCCATGCTGACCCTCGGCGGCATCGACGCCGACATCTGGGACGACGACTGGACCGTCACCACCCGCGACCACTCCCT
- a CDS encoding SPOR domain-containing protein, with protein MADNEQEFWFNTKTHQVEEGMVSPAVDRAGPYATREEAEHAMERIKANSEKWAAEEAERD; from the coding sequence ATGGCTGACAACGAGCAGGAGTTCTGGTTCAACACGAAGACGCACCAGGTCGAGGAGGGCATGGTCTCGCCCGCCGTCGACCGTGCCGGGCCCTACGCGACGCGCGAGGAGGCCGAGCACGCGATGGAGCGCATCAAGGCCAACAGCGAGAAGTGGGCGGCCGAGGAGGCCGAGCGCGACTGA
- a CDS encoding NAD+ synthase, which produces MPRLRLALAQTNPVVGDLAGNAEQLLEAARAARAAGADLLATGEMSLTGYPIEDLASRPSFLVASRRAVEALAVRLESEGLGDLPVVVGHPDGPFEPRLLDTSNAPTAIAKNCASVLQGGRVVTTTAKYHLPNYSVFDEYRVFIPGEELLVVRVRGVDVALIVCEDLWRDGGPVGRVLDAGAGLLLVVNASPFVAGKDEVRLPLVTRRATENDTIVAYVNIVGGQDDLLFDGDSVVVDGGGRILGRAPQWREHLLTLDLDPQASSGAELPEGIRRVDVESRAFGTYDALPPDIAVLPDEREQLWNALVVGTRDYVEKNGFRSVILGLSGGIDSAVCAAIAADAIGADRVFGVSMPSQWSSDHSRSDADDVAERIGVRYSVEPIADLVEPFERQLHLTGLAAENVQARARALILMGLSNLDGHLVLTTGNKTELSVGYSTIYGDSVGGFAPIKDVPKTMVWELARWRNASAEARGERGPIPENSITKPPSAELRPGQVDEDTLPPYEVLDGILDAYITRSLGAADVVALGYDADVVAEVTRLVDRSEWKRRQGAIGPKISGMAFGRDRRLPITYRPTVF; this is translated from the coding sequence ATGCCCCGACTCCGCTTGGCGCTCGCACAGACGAACCCCGTCGTCGGAGACCTCGCGGGCAACGCCGAGCAGCTGCTCGAGGCGGCCCGCGCAGCGCGCGCCGCGGGTGCCGACCTCCTCGCCACCGGCGAGATGAGCCTCACCGGCTACCCCATCGAAGACCTGGCTTCGAGGCCGAGCTTCCTGGTCGCCAGCCGCCGGGCGGTCGAGGCGCTGGCCGTGCGGCTCGAGAGCGAGGGGCTCGGCGATCTGCCCGTCGTGGTCGGCCACCCCGACGGCCCCTTCGAGCCCCGCCTCCTCGACACGTCGAACGCTCCGACGGCCATCGCGAAGAACTGCGCGAGCGTCCTGCAGGGCGGGCGTGTCGTGACGACGACGGCCAAGTACCACCTGCCGAACTACTCCGTCTTCGACGAGTACCGGGTCTTCATCCCCGGTGAAGAGCTGCTCGTCGTCCGCGTCCGCGGCGTCGACGTGGCGCTCATCGTCTGCGAAGACCTCTGGCGCGACGGCGGGCCGGTCGGTCGCGTCCTCGACGCCGGGGCGGGCCTCCTGCTGGTCGTCAACGCCAGCCCGTTCGTGGCCGGCAAAGACGAGGTGCGGCTCCCCCTGGTGACCCGCCGCGCGACGGAGAACGACACGATCGTCGCCTACGTCAACATCGTCGGCGGGCAGGACGACCTGCTCTTCGACGGCGACAGCGTCGTGGTCGACGGCGGGGGCCGGATCCTGGGCAGGGCGCCCCAGTGGCGAGAGCACCTGCTCACGCTCGACCTCGATCCGCAGGCGTCGTCGGGGGCCGAGCTGCCGGAGGGGATCCGGCGGGTCGACGTCGAGTCGCGCGCGTTCGGCACCTACGACGCGCTGCCGCCCGACATCGCCGTCCTGCCCGACGAGCGCGAGCAGCTCTGGAACGCCCTCGTCGTCGGCACCCGCGACTACGTCGAGAAGAACGGCTTCCGCTCGGTGATCCTCGGGCTCTCCGGCGGCATCGACTCGGCGGTCTGCGCCGCGATCGCAGCTGACGCGATCGGGGCCGACCGCGTGTTCGGCGTGTCGATGCCCTCGCAGTGGTCGTCCGACCACTCCCGGTCCGACGCCGACGACGTCGCCGAGCGCATCGGGGTGCGCTACTCCGTCGAGCCGATCGCCGATCTCGTCGAGCCGTTCGAGCGCCAGCTCCACCTGACCGGGCTGGCAGCCGAGAACGTCCAGGCCAGGGCGCGCGCCCTCATCCTGATGGGGCTCTCGAATCTCGACGGTCACCTCGTGCTGACGACCGGCAACAAGACCGAGCTGTCGGTCGGGTACTCCACGATCTACGGCGACTCGGTGGGCGGGTTCGCGCCGATCAAGGACGTCCCGAAGACGATGGTCTGGGAGCTGGCCCGCTGGCGGAACGCCTCCGCCGAGGCGCGGGGCGAGCGGGGGCCGATCCCGGAGAACTCGATCACCAAGCCGCCGTCGGCCGAGCTGCGGCCTGGCCAGGTCGACGAAGACACCCTGCCGCCGTACGAGGTGCTCGACGGGATCCTCGACGCGTACATCACGAGGTCGCTCGGCGCGGCCGACGTGGTGGCCCTCGGCTACGACGCCGACGTGGTCGCCGAGGTGACGCGGCTGGTCGACCGCTCCGAGTGGAAGCGGCGCCAGGGGGCGATCGGGCCGAAGATCTCGGGGATGGCCTTCGGACGCGACCGGCGGCTGCCGATCACGTACCGGCCGACCGTGTTCTGA